One genomic window of Xanthobacter dioxanivorans includes the following:
- a CDS encoding LysE family translocator — protein sequence MSIQILPDQLLPLLLFSIVASVTPGPNNLISAASGARFGFWRTLPQMAGVAAGFPLLVIAIGLGLGRLFVAVPALHLVLKLAGAAYLLYLAYGLLRADAPDAPAASESAPSFLGSAAFQWVNPKAWTIALSVIPAFVRPEGDVLPQVLLVALVFLLTAVPSLMVWALFGVALSRLLSEEKLRRRVNGLLAASVAASVILLFF from the coding sequence ATGTCGATCCAGATCCTGCCCGACCAACTGCTCCCGCTGCTGCTGTTCTCGATCGTGGCGAGCGTCACGCCGGGACCGAACAACCTTATCTCGGCGGCCTCGGGCGCCCGCTTCGGCTTCTGGCGGACCCTGCCGCAGATGGCCGGCGTGGCTGCGGGCTTTCCCCTGCTGGTGATCGCCATCGGCCTCGGGCTCGGGCGGTTGTTCGTGGCGGTGCCGGCTTTGCATCTCGTGCTCAAGCTCGCCGGAGCGGCCTACCTGCTCTATCTCGCCTACGGCCTGCTGCGGGCCGATGCGCCGGATGCGCCGGCGGCGAGCGAATCGGCCCCGAGCTTTCTCGGCTCCGCCGCCTTCCAGTGGGTCAATCCGAAGGCGTGGACCATCGCGCTCAGTGTCATTCCGGCCTTCGTGCGGCCCGAGGGAGATGTGCTGCCGCAGGTTTTGCTGGTGGCGCTCGTGTTCTTGCTGACGGCGGTTCCGTCTCTCATGGTGTGGGCGTTGTTCGGGGTGGCGTTGTCCCGCCTTCTTTCTGAGGAAAAGCTGCGGCGGCGGGTGAATGGTCTTTTAGCCGCCTCCGTAGCGGCGAGCGTAATACTGCTATTTTTCTAA
- a CDS encoding MFS transporter, giving the protein MAPRPAAGNGAPELFSLRLRLGGAYATFYLALGIQMPYLPLWFQHQGLGPEAIGVALAVPMVMRLVATPVLGVLSDRLGRPKAMLVALALATVLGMAALAASRDPLLIFIVLGLMAMGWFPSFSLLDSYAARLARTGRADYGKARQWGSASFLVANLVGGAVASVLGAGSVVMLMLGCHLTYVAAALSLPELPRAEVRPHPVFGRRARLGLFAGIVASALVQASHAQLYAFASVHWQADGLSLTTIGALWAVGVAAEMVLFRFGTRFVMRFGPHALIAMGGLAAMVRFAAMATDPPLVVLFPLQLLHAFTFGATYLGMVELVARSVSEHRAGTGQTAAAWINSLVMAAANVASGPLWNAFGPLAFLASCGIALAGAGAAVVAARLQPHSSGSGG; this is encoded by the coding sequence ATGGCGCCACGCCCCGCCGCCGGGAACGGGGCCCCCGAGCTCTTCAGCCTCCGGCTCCGCCTCGGCGGCGCCTACGCCACCTTCTATCTCGCCCTGGGCATCCAGATGCCCTACCTGCCCCTGTGGTTCCAGCATCAGGGGCTGGGGCCAGAGGCCATCGGCGTCGCCCTCGCGGTGCCCATGGTCATGCGGCTCGTGGCGACCCCGGTCCTCGGCGTCCTGTCCGACCGGCTGGGCCGGCCCAAGGCGATGCTGGTGGCGCTGGCGCTGGCGACCGTGCTCGGCATGGCGGCCCTGGCGGCGAGCCGTGACCCGCTTTTGATCTTCATCGTGCTCGGCCTGATGGCCATGGGCTGGTTTCCGAGCTTCTCCCTGCTGGATTCCTACGCCGCGCGCCTGGCCCGTACCGGGCGGGCGGACTACGGCAAGGCGCGCCAATGGGGCTCGGCCTCCTTCCTGGTGGCGAACCTGGTGGGCGGGGCCGTGGCGTCGGTGCTGGGGGCGGGCTCGGTGGTGATGCTGATGCTCGGCTGCCACCTGACCTATGTGGCCGCGGCCCTGAGCCTGCCCGAGCTGCCCCGCGCGGAAGTGCGGCCCCATCCGGTGTTCGGACGCCGGGCGCGGCTCGGCCTGTTCGCCGGCATCGTCGCCTCGGCGCTGGTGCAGGCGAGCCATGCCCAGCTCTATGCCTTCGCCTCGGTGCACTGGCAGGCGGATGGCCTGTCCCTCACCACCATCGGCGCGCTCTGGGCGGTGGGGGTGGCGGCGGAGATGGTGCTGTTCCGTTTCGGGACGCGTTTCGTCATGCGGTTCGGCCCGCACGCGCTGATCGCCATGGGCGGGCTGGCGGCGATGGTCCGGTTCGCCGCCATGGCCACGGATCCGCCGCTGGTGGTGCTGTTTCCGTTGCAGCTGCTCCATGCCTTCACCTTCGGCGCCACCTATCTCGGCATGGTGGAGCTGGTGGCGCGCAGCGTGAGCGAGCATCGCGCCGGCACCGGGCAGACCGCGGCCGCCTGGATCAACAGCCTGGTCATGGCGGCGGCGAACGTGGCGTCGGGTCCCCTATGGAACGCCTTCGGCCCGCTGGCTTTTCTCGCGTCGTGCGGGATCGCGCTGGCCGGTGCCGGCGCCGCCGTCGTCGCGGCGCGGCTTCAGCCCCACAGCTCCGGCTCGGGCGGGTAG
- a CDS encoding UDP-2,3-diacylglucosamine diphosphatase, whose amino-acid sequence MPGGDGVSDSSEARRYRALFISDVHLGTKGCQADLLLDFLKYHDADTIYLVGDIVDGWRLKSSWYWPQKHNDVVQKLLRKGRKGTRMLYLPGNHDEFLRDYYGTHFGGIEVVETAIHEAADGKRYLVIHGDVFDLVVRHAKWLAFLGDWAYSAALTVNTYLNKVRRRLGLTYWSLSQWAKLKVKNAVNYIGKFEEAVAEEAKRHQVDGVICGHIHHAVIHDQFGVRYVNCGDWVESCTAIAEHEDGHLEIICWTRNLEKAPSEERDMVEGARAAA is encoded by the coding sequence ATGCCGGGAGGTGATGGCGTGAGCGACAGTTCCGAAGCGCGCCGCTACCGCGCCCTGTTCATTTCAGACGTCCATCTCGGCACCAAGGGGTGCCAGGCGGACCTCCTTCTGGACTTCCTCAAATACCACGATGCCGACACCATCTATCTGGTGGGCGACATCGTCGACGGCTGGCGGCTGAAGTCCTCCTGGTACTGGCCGCAGAAGCACAACGACGTGGTGCAGAAGCTGCTGCGCAAGGGCCGCAAGGGCACGCGCATGCTCTATCTGCCCGGCAACCACGACGAGTTCCTGCGCGACTATTACGGTACCCATTTCGGCGGCATCGAGGTGGTGGAGACCGCCATCCACGAGGCGGCGGACGGCAAGCGCTACCTCGTCATCCACGGCGACGTGTTCGACCTGGTGGTGCGCCACGCCAAGTGGCTGGCCTTCCTCGGGGACTGGGCCTACAGCGCGGCCCTCACCGTCAACACCTACCTGAACAAGGTGCGCCGGCGCCTCGGCCTCACCTACTGGTCGCTGAGCCAGTGGGCCAAGCTCAAGGTGAAGAACGCCGTCAACTATATCGGCAAGTTCGAGGAGGCGGTGGCCGAGGAGGCCAAGCGCCACCAGGTGGACGGCGTAATTTGCGGCCATATCCACCACGCGGTCATTCACGACCAGTTCGGGGTGCGCTATGTGAATTGCGGCGACTGGGTGGAAAGCTGCACCGCCATCGCCGAGCATGAAGACGGCCACCTCGAGATCATCTGCTGGACGCGGAACCTCGAGAAGGCCCCCTCGGAGGAACGGGACATGGTCGAGGGGGCGCGCGCGGCGGCTTGA
- a CDS encoding fumarylacetoacetate hydrolase family protein has translation MKLVRFGEKGREKPGLIDSTGKVRDLSSVIPDLAGEALSPASLKTIAALDPASLPLAPEGARLGSCVARPGNFVAVGLNFADHAAETNNPIPEEPVLFNKAPNCVVGPDDDVMIPKGSLKLDWEVELAFVIGKRARYVEEKDALDHVAGYCICNDVSERHFQIERSGQWTKGKGSETFGPLGPWLVTTDEITDTGALPMWLEVNGEKVQNGSTKTMIFRIPFLVHYISQFMVLDPGDVITTGTPPGVGLGFKPPRFLKAGDVMRVGIDGLGVQQQTVVPFQL, from the coding sequence ATGAAGCTGGTTCGCTTCGGGGAAAAAGGACGGGAAAAGCCGGGTCTAATCGATTCAACCGGCAAGGTGCGCGACCTGTCCTCCGTCATCCCCGACCTCGCCGGCGAGGCGCTCTCGCCCGCCAGCCTGAAGACCATCGCCGCCCTCGACCCGGCGAGCCTGCCGCTGGCGCCGGAGGGTGCGCGCCTCGGCTCCTGCGTCGCGCGGCCGGGCAATTTCGTCGCCGTGGGCCTCAATTTCGCGGACCACGCCGCCGAGACCAACAACCCCATTCCCGAGGAGCCGGTGCTCTTCAACAAGGCGCCCAACTGCGTCGTCGGCCCCGATGACGACGTGATGATCCCCAAGGGCTCGCTCAAGCTCGACTGGGAAGTGGAGCTGGCCTTCGTCATCGGCAAGCGCGCCCGCTACGTGGAGGAGAAGGACGCCCTAGACCACGTGGCTGGCTACTGCATCTGCAACGACGTGTCCGAACGCCACTTCCAGATCGAGCGTTCCGGCCAGTGGACCAAGGGCAAGGGCTCCGAGACCTTCGGGCCGCTGGGCCCGTGGCTCGTGACCACCGACGAGATCACCGACACCGGCGCCCTGCCCATGTGGCTGGAGGTGAACGGCGAGAAGGTGCAGAACGGCTCGACGAAGACCATGATCTTCCGCATCCCGTTCCTGGTGCACTACATCAGCCAGTTCATGGTGCTGGACCCCGGCGACGTGATCACCACCGGCACGCCCCCCGGCGTCGGCCTCGGCTTCAAGCCGCCGCGCTTCCTGAAGGCCGGCGACGTGATGCGCGTGGGGATCGATGGGCTCGGCGTGCAGCAGCAGACCGTGGTCCCGTTCCAGCTGTGA
- a CDS encoding threonine ammonia-lyase → MSPYIHRLPTPADVDAAARRLAGVIVRTPLLFSPELSALAGARVFVKPETLQLTGSFKFRGAYNRLVQIPETARAAGVVASSSGNHAQGVAAAAKLLGIPATIAMPTDAPALKRERTEAYGAEVIGFDRAKEDGEDIASVLAGTRGATLVPPYDDTEVIAGQGTVGLEILEDLAEQGLTPDVIAAAAGGGGLVAGIALAVKSRSPSTRVVACEPAGFDDHARSFRSGVRERNPATVGSFCDALLAPHPGAMTFEISRDLVGEAAAVDDDEVARAVAFAFRELKLVVEPGGAVALASLLEGRLHVGAGETVVIVLSGGNVDTETFIGCLTA, encoded by the coding sequence ATGAGCCCCTACATCCATCGCCTTCCCACTCCGGCAGACGTGGACGCGGCCGCGCGGCGGCTCGCCGGCGTCATCGTGCGAACGCCGCTCCTGTTCTCGCCGGAGCTCAGCGCATTGGCCGGCGCCCGGGTGTTCGTGAAGCCGGAGACGCTTCAGCTCACCGGATCGTTCAAGTTCCGCGGCGCCTATAACCGCCTCGTGCAGATTCCCGAGACGGCGCGGGCGGCCGGCGTGGTGGCCTCCTCCTCGGGCAATCATGCCCAGGGCGTGGCCGCGGCGGCCAAGCTTCTCGGCATTCCCGCCACCATCGCCATGCCCACCGACGCGCCAGCGCTGAAGCGCGAGCGCACCGAGGCCTACGGGGCGGAGGTCATCGGCTTCGACCGGGCCAAGGAGGACGGCGAGGACATCGCCAGCGTCCTGGCGGGGACGCGGGGCGCCACCCTGGTGCCGCCCTACGACGATACCGAGGTGATCGCCGGGCAGGGGACGGTGGGACTGGAGATCCTCGAGGATCTGGCCGAGCAGGGCCTGACTCCGGACGTGATCGCCGCTGCGGCCGGCGGCGGCGGGCTCGTGGCCGGCATCGCCCTCGCGGTCAAGTCGCGCTCGCCGTCGACGCGCGTCGTCGCCTGCGAGCCCGCGGGCTTCGACGACCATGCCCGCTCCTTCCGCTCCGGCGTGCGCGAGCGGAATCCCGCCACGGTGGGCTCTTTCTGCGACGCGTTGCTCGCGCCCCATCCCGGCGCCATGACCTTCGAGATCTCCCGCGACCTCGTAGGCGAGGCCGCCGCGGTGGACGACGACGAGGTGGCGCGGGCGGTGGCCTTCGCCTTCCGCGAGCTGAAGCTGGTGGTGGAGCCCGGCGGCGCCGTGGCCCTCGCCAGCCTGCTGGAAGGCCGGCTCCACGTCGGTGCCGGCGAAACGGTGGTGATCGTGCTTTCCGGCGGCAACGTGGACACCGAGACCTTCATCGGCTGCCTCACGGCCTGA
- a CDS encoding glycosyltransferase family 4 protein, whose translation MRVLVATDAWHPQINGVVRSLEHTAHEAANLGAELEFLSPQGFRTIPMPTYSEIRLALATPRMIMRRIEAMEPDFVHIATEGPIGILVRRACIASRRTFTTSYHTKFPEYLAARAPVPERLTYAWLRSFHNAGGGVMVSTATLERDLAARGFKRLMRWSRGVDAELFRPRPEASLNIPRPVYLFVGRVAVEKNIEAFLQLDLPGSKVVVGAGPALAGLKERFPAVHFLGSKEGEDLARVYSASDVFCFPSRTDTFGIVLLEALASGLPVAAYPVTGPTDVLADATEPVGVLDEDLRTACLKALELSPAAARRFALRYTWRESARQFLDNVLIAHDIGPIARRYRLRRRRKVASAP comes from the coding sequence ATGCGGGTTCTTGTCGCCACCGATGCGTGGCATCCCCAGATCAACGGCGTGGTGCGCTCGTTGGAGCACACCGCGCATGAAGCTGCCAACCTCGGGGCCGAGCTGGAGTTCCTGAGCCCTCAGGGCTTCCGTACCATCCCCATGCCCACCTACAGCGAGATCCGCCTCGCGCTCGCCACGCCGCGCATGATCATGCGGCGGATCGAGGCCATGGAGCCGGATTTCGTCCACATCGCCACCGAGGGGCCCATCGGCATCCTGGTGCGGCGGGCCTGCATCGCCTCGCGGCGCACCTTCACCACCTCCTATCACACCAAGTTCCCGGAATATCTGGCGGCCCGAGCGCCGGTGCCGGAGCGGCTGACCTATGCCTGGCTGCGCTCCTTCCACAATGCCGGCGGCGGCGTGATGGTTTCCACCGCGACGCTCGAGCGTGACCTTGCGGCGCGCGGCTTCAAGCGGCTGATGCGCTGGTCGCGCGGGGTGGACGCCGAGCTGTTCCGCCCGCGGCCCGAGGCGAGCCTGAACATTCCGCGCCCCGTCTACCTGTTCGTCGGCCGGGTGGCGGTGGAAAAGAACATCGAGGCCTTCCTCCAGCTGGACCTGCCCGGATCCAAGGTGGTGGTGGGCGCCGGCCCGGCGCTGGCCGGCCTGAAGGAGCGCTTCCCGGCCGTGCATTTCCTCGGCTCCAAGGAGGGGGAGGACCTGGCCCGGGTCTATTCCGCCAGCGACGTCTTCTGCTTTCCCAGCCGCACCGACACCTTCGGCATCGTGCTGCTGGAGGCGCTGGCGAGCGGCCTGCCGGTGGCCGCCTATCCCGTCACCGGTCCCACCGACGTGCTGGCGGACGCCACCGAGCCGGTGGGCGTGCTGGACGAAGACCTGCGCACCGCCTGCCTGAAGGCGCTCGAACTCTCGCCGGCGGCGGCGCGGCGCTTCGCCCTGCGCTACACGTGGCGGGAAAGTGCCCGGCAGTTTCTCGACAACGTATTGATCGCGCATGATATAGGACCTATAGCTCGGCGGTATCGCCTGCGACGCAGGCGCAAAGTAGCGTCCGCACCATGA
- the dgcA gene encoding N-acetyl-D-Glu racemase DgcA has translation MAELTLSVERFPIAGTFTIARGSKTEAVVVEVRLAEDGLIGRGECVPYARYGETVEGVAAAITALGPAIAAGLGREELQHRMPAGAARNALDCAFWDLEAKRGGLRAAELAGLPAMRPLVTAYTLSLDEPDAMARAAAAAIDRPLLKLKLGAPGDARRLAAIRAAVPQARLIVDANEGWKPADLHLMMEACAAARVELVEQPLPAGKDAILARIDRLVPVCADESVHDRAGLATLKDRYDAVNIKLDKTGGLTEALALADAARGHGFSVMVGCMLASSLAMAPALLVAQHAEVVDLDGPLLLARDRVPGLRYEGAVVYPPEPELWG, from the coding sequence ATGGCAGAGCTGACCCTGAGCGTCGAACGCTTCCCCATCGCCGGCACCTTCACCATCGCCCGCGGCTCCAAGACGGAGGCGGTGGTGGTGGAGGTGCGCCTCGCCGAGGATGGCCTTATCGGACGGGGCGAATGCGTGCCCTACGCCAGATACGGCGAGACGGTCGAAGGGGTCGCGGCCGCCATCACCGCGCTCGGACCGGCCATCGCGGCGGGGCTGGGGCGCGAGGAATTGCAGCACCGCATGCCCGCCGGGGCCGCCCGCAACGCGCTCGACTGCGCTTTCTGGGACCTAGAGGCGAAACGCGGCGGCCTGCGCGCCGCCGAGCTCGCCGGCCTGCCGGCGATGCGCCCGCTGGTGACCGCCTACACCCTGAGCCTCGACGAGCCGGACGCCATGGCCCGCGCCGCAGCCGCCGCGATCGACCGGCCGCTGCTCAAGCTCAAGCTCGGCGCGCCGGGTGACGCCCGGCGGCTTGCGGCCATCCGCGCCGCCGTGCCCCAGGCGCGCCTCATCGTCGATGCGAACGAAGGCTGGAAGCCCGCCGACCTGCATCTGATGATGGAAGCCTGCGCCGCCGCCCGGGTGGAGCTGGTGGAACAGCCCCTGCCCGCCGGCAAGGATGCCATCCTCGCGCGCATCGACCGCCTCGTGCCCGTCTGCGCCGACGAGAGCGTGCACGACCGCGCCGGCCTCGCCACGCTGAAGGACCGCTACGACGCGGTGAACATCAAGCTCGACAAGACCGGCGGACTGACCGAGGCGCTGGCGCTGGCGGATGCGGCAAGGGGGCACGGCTTCTCGGTCATGGTGGGCTGCATGCTCGCCTCTTCCCTGGCCATGGCCCCTGCCCTGCTCGTGGCGCAGCACGCCGAGGTGGTGGATCTCGACGGGCCGCTCCTGCTCGCCCGCGACCGGGTGCCGGGGCTGAGATACGAAGGCGCCGTCGTCTACCCGCCCGAGCCGGAGCTGTGGGGCTGA